The Gemmatimonadales bacterium genome includes the window GCCTCGCTCGCGGTCTCAGGCAGCCGCACGGTCTCCGAGTGCATGCCGGCCTCGTCGCACGCCTTGCCTTTGGAGCGGACGTAGACCTGGCTCGCCGCATTCTCGCCCACGAGCACCACGGCAAGCCCGGGCTGGTGCCCGGCAGCGCGGTGCTTCGCCACGGCCGCGGCGACCTCGGCGCGGATGGCGTCGGCGATGGGAACGCCATCGAGAACGCGGGCGGTCATCGGGCAAAATCCACGGCTCGGGTTTCCCGGATCACCACGACCCGGATCTGACCCGGATACTGCAACTCATTCTCGATGCGGCGGGCAATGGCATCCGAGAGCTGCGCGGCCGCGGCATCGTCCACCCGGTCGGGGGTCACGACGACGCGCACCTCGCGCCCCGCCTGGATCACGTTGCTCTTCTCGACGCCAGGAAATCCATTGGCGATTTCTTCGAGGCGAGTGAGCCGCTTCACGTAGCTCTCGAACGCCTCGCGCCGTGCCCCCGGGCGCGAGCCGCTGATCGCGTCTGCCGCCTGGACCAGCACCGACTCCGTGCTCTCGTGCGGCACGTCGTCGTGGTGGGCCTCGATGCAGTTGATCACGGCGGCGCTCTCACCGTACTTGCGGGCGATCTCGACGCCCAGCTCCACGTGGGTGCCTTCGCTGTCGTGCGTGAGCACCTTGCCCACGTCGTGCAGCAGGCCGCCGCGCTTGGCGAGCGCTACGTCGGCGTGCAGCTCCGCCGCCATCATTCCGGCGAGCCATGCGACTTCCTTCGAGTGGTCGAGGATGTTCTGCCCGTACGACGTACGGTAACGCATCCGGCCGATCATGACGATGAGCTCGGGGTGGAGGCCGTGGATGCCGGTGTCGTACGCCGCCTGCTCGCCGAGCTCGACGAGCTGCACCTCCAGCTCGCGGCGGCACCGGGCGACGATCTCCTCGATCCGGCCCGGGTGGATCCTGCCGTCGGTGATGAGCGCCTCGAGCGCGCGGCGCGCCACCTCTCGTCGGATCGGGTCGAAGCAGGAAACGATGACGGTGTCCGGCGTGTCGTCGATGATCACGTCGACGCCGGTCGCGGTTTCGAACGCGCGGATGTTCCGGCCTTCGCGTCCGATGATCCGGCCCTTCATCTCGTCACTCGGGAGCGCCACGGCCGCCACGGTGCTCTCCGCCGTGTGCTCGGCGGCAATCCGCTGGATCGACATGGCGATGATCCGCTTCGCGTCGCGCTCCGCCGTACGGCGGGCCTGCTCCTTGATGTCGCGCACCAGCGCCGCGGCGCCGGCCCGGGCCTCGTCTTCCACCCGCTGCATGATCTCGCGCCGCGCATCGTCGGCCGTGAGCCCCGCAATCCGCTCGAGCCGGGTGCGCTGCTCCTGAACCAGCCGCTCGCTCTCGGCCTCGCGCCCGCGCAGCTCGTGCTCCCGCGCGGCGAGCGCCTGCTCCTGGACCCGGAGCCCGCGCTCCTGGCCCGCCACCTCCTCCAGCTTCCGCTCGAGCGCGCGGCCGCGGTCTTCCACCCGACGCTCGGCCCGCTCCCATTCCTCGCGACGCCGCGCCACTTCGCGGTCAAGCTCTTCGCGCACCTTGAGCGCGTCCATCTTGCCCGCCATGATGCCGGACTGCCGCGCCGCTTCCGCCTGGCGCTCGGCGTCGCGCTCCGCGTCGCCGCGGAGCCGCGCCGCGTTGGCCTCCGCCGCCGCGACGATCGCGGCCGCTTCGCGCCGCCGCCGATTCACGTGCGCGGCGCCGAGCGCGGCCGCGACCGCGAGCCCCACGACAAGGCCAATCGCGCCGAGCAGCAGCGGGTTCACTCGGCCGCCGCCACCGAGCCGCTGGCGCGGCTCCCTCGTTTGGCCGGCGGGAGCAGCCGCACCAGGTCATCGGCAATGCCGGAGATCCGCTGCGCGATGTCCCGGTCGCCCCGGCGCGCCTGGAACAGTTCGTCGGTGATGGCGAGCGCGGCGAGGATGGCGGCCTTGTGGGTCTCGACGCTCGGCAGCATGTCCCGCACCCGCTTGAGCGCCGCGTCGAGATAGGCCGCGACCTCCCTGGTGTACTCGGGCGGCAGTTCGGAGCGTACGGTGAATTCCTCGCCGCCGATCGTCACCTTGACCGCGTTCTTGGCTCCGGTCACGAGGGCGAGCCTCCCTGCTCGAGAAAGGCGAGCCGCGCGGCAAGCGCGCGCACCCGCTCCTTGGCCGCGTCGATCCGGTCGCGCAGCGCCTGATTCTCCCGCTCCAGCTCGGCCACGCGCTGGCGCGCGCCGCTCAGCTCGGGGCCCTGATACACCCCGCCGCGCGCACGGACCTCCTGCAGCTCCGCCTCCGCCTTGAGCGATCGCCGCCGCCACCCGGCCACCTCGGTGCCCAGGTTGCGCAGCAACTCCTCCAGCTCGGTCAACGCCTTCAAGTCGGGTCGCTCGTAGGTGTAGGCCACGGTCAGTCTCCCGGGGAGGGCATCGAGGCCGCATCGCGCCGCCGCACGCCGAGCCGCTGCTCGAGGACGCCAAGCAACTGCCGCTCGGCCGCATCCACCTCGCTGTCGCGCAGCGTGCGGTCAGCCGCGCGGAAGGTCAACCGGAACGCCACGCTGCGCAACGCGGCTGCCCCCTGCGGCCGGTACTCGTCGCGCACCGCCACGTGCGCCAGCAGCGGATTGCCCACGCCCTCGAGGACGCGGCGCACCGCCTCGGCCGTGACGGTGTCGGGAAGCAACAGCGCGAAATCGCGCGCGGACGACGGGGTGGACGGCAGGCTGCGGAAACGGGTCGGCGCGCGAGCCGTCGGGTCGAGCTCGATCTCGAGCCCGAAGACCGGTGCTGCCCACGGCGGCGCATCCGCCTCGAGCGCCGCGGCGCGCCCCACGACCCGACCATCACCGGCCACCGCAACCCATGAGTCGCCCTCAACTTGTATCGAGGCCACGGGATTTGCCAGAGCGGCTGCGGCCTCGAAGAGACCTTTGAGATCCCAGCGGTCGTAGTCGTCGCGTCCCGTGCCGGTCCAGTGCCTCGGCGCTCGCGCGCCGGTCACGATAGCCGCGACGTGCCGCGACTCGATCGGACGCCCCGCGGCAGCGCGGAACACGGTGCCCACCTCGAAGAGGCGGACGTCGCGGGCGTGGCAAGCCCAGTTGGCTTCCACGGCGCGCACGAGCCCGGGCAGCAGCGCCTGGCGCAGGTGCGCGTCCGTGGCGGAAAGCGGATTGCGGAGCCGCACAGCGTCCGGGCCCCTGTCGGGCACCATGGGCAGACCCATGGTTTCGAGCAGCCCCTGGGCGGCGAGCCCGCGGCGCACGTGCGAGGCGGCCCGCTCGATCGGTGCGTCGGCCAGCGAGCCCACGCGGAAGCGCCGCAGCTCGACGGGGAAGTTGTCGTACCCGTGGAGGCGGGCGATCTCCTCGATGAGGTCGATCTCCTCGCGCAGATCCGGGCGCCACCCGGGCACCTCGACGGCGAGGCGGCCGTCCTCCGGCTTGGCAAGCGCCGTGGCGCCGACGGCGCCGAGATGGCGCTCGATCGCGCTCCAGGGAAGCTCGACGCCCAGCACCTGCGCCACGCGCGCGGGGCGGAGAAAGATGCGCGGCGGATGAGACGGTTCCGGCCAGAGGTCCACGGGCGCGTCGGCCAGGGTGCCGCCCGCCGTTGCGAGCACCAGCTCGATGCAGCGGCGCATCGCTTCGGCGCCGCCCCAGAGATCGACCCCCCGCTCGAAGCGGTAGCTCGCCTCGCTGGCGAGGCCAAGCACCCCACGGGTGCGGCGAATGCGCGCGGGCGTCCACCACGCCGCCTCCAGCAGCACCTCGGTGGTTTCCGCCCGCACCTCCGTCCCGGCGCCACCCATCACCCCCGCGATACCGATCGGCTCCGCGGCGTCGGCGATGATCGTCATCTCGGCGTCGAGCGCGCGGCGCTGGCCATCCAGCGTCACCAGCGCCTCGCCGGGCGACGCGCGCCGCACGGTGAGTGCGGGCCCGGCGACGCGCGCCGCATCGTACGCGTGCATCGGATGGCCCAGCTCGAGCATGACGTAGTTGGTGGCGTCGACCACGTTGTTGATCGCGCGCACGCCCACCGCCTCCAGCCGCTGCGCGAGCCATGAGGGCGACGGCGCGATGCGGACGCCACGGATGAGTGCCGCGTGGAACCGCCGGCAGCCCTCGAGATCTTCGAGAGACACGGACACGCCGCGCTCATTCCGAGCGGCGCCCAGGGAACCCACGGCTCCGACTCGGCGCGCGGGCGGAATGTCGAGCGTCTCGGCGCCGGGCACGAGCGGCAGCCGGAACGGCGTACCGTACGCGGCGGCCAACTCGCGGGCGATGCCCTTGTGGCCCAGCAGGTCCGGGCGGTTCGGGGAGACGTCCACCACCAGCCGATCGTCGCCGATCGGAAGCGCCTCGAGGAGCGCCGTTCCCGGCGCCGCCGCCGTCTCCAGCTCCAGCAGACCGTCGTGATCCTGACCCAGACCCAGCTCGCGCGCCGAGCACAGCATCCCTTCGGACAGCTCGCCGCGGATCCTGGCGCGCTCGAGCCGCATGGGGGCGCCACCCTTGCCGGCCGGCACCGTCGCTCCCACCGGCGCGAACGGATACTTTTTCCCCGCCGTCACGTTCGGCGCGCCGCACACCACGGTGCGCCGCTCCGGCGAGCCGTCGTTCACGACGCAGAGCCGGAGCCGGTCAGCGTTCGGATGCGGGCGCACCGCCTCGACCAGCGCGACGCGAATGTCGCGCAGCCCGCCGCCGAGGGTCTCGATGGCATCGACCGGCGCGCCGAGCATGGCGAGCCGGCTCGCCACGTCCTGCGCCGCCAGCGGGCGCCGCAGGAACTCCTCGAGCCACCGCCGCGACACGTTCACGCGCCGCCCTGCCCCGTGCCCGCGGCCACGAACTGCTCGAGGAACCGCATGTCGCCCTCGTAGAGCAGCCTGATGTCGGGCACGTCGTACCGAAGCAGCGCGATCCGCTGCGGCCCCATGCCGAAGGCGAAGCCGGTGTACCGCTCGGCGTCGAGCCCCGCGTTCCGCAGCACCGCGGGATGCACCATGCCGCAGCCGAGGATCTCCATCCACCCCGTGCCCTTGCAGGTGGGGCAGCCCGCCCCATGGCAGAGCTGGCACTCGACATCCATCTCGGCCGAGGGCTCGGTGAATGGGAAGTACGAGGGCCGGAACCGCACGGCGGTCGAGGACGAGAAGAAACGCTGGGCGAAATGCGCCAGCGTCGCCTTGAGATCCACGAACGAGATGCCGTCGTCCACCGCGAGGCCCTCGATCTGGAGGAACGCCGGTGCGTGCGACGGATCGAACGGATCGTTGCGGTAGACGACGCCGGGCATCACCACCCGGATGGGCGGCGCGCTCGCAAGCATCGTCCGGATCTGGACCGGCGACGTGTGCGTGCGAAGGAGCAGCCGACCGCCCGCCGGCGACTCTTCGACCGGAGGCGCGTCGAGATAGAGCGTATCGTGCAGGTCCATCGCCGGATGGTCTGCCGGGAAATTGAGCGCACCGAAGTTGTACCAGTCGGTCTCGACTTCGGGCCCCACGACGACGGCAAAACCCAGCGCGCGGAAAATGGCGAGGATTTCGTCCACCACGGCGGTGACGGGGTGCTCGGCCCCGATCCAGCGATGGCGCGCGGGCATTGTGAGGTCGGCGGCGGCAGCGGGCGCGGCGCCGGCCGCCAGGGCTGCGCTCCGCGCCGCGATGGCGGCCTCGGCCTCCGCCTTGAGCCGATTCACCGCAGCGCCGTACTGCTTCCGCTCCTCGATCGGGAGCGATGGCAGCGTCTGGAGCAGCCGGTTGAACGCGCCCGCTTTCCGGCCGAGGAGCGAAATCTTCTCGGCCTCGAGCTCGGCGGCGTCGAGGGCGGCGATCCGCTCGAGCCTGGGCACGAGCGCGTCGAGCTCGGGGTGTCGGGACTGGTCGGCCATGGATATCCGAAAATAAGGGTCGCCCGCACCGGTGCGAGCGACCCCGCGTGACGTTGGGGTGGCTGACTGCGGGCGGCAGCCGCCGCCCGGAGCGTGCCCGCTAGACGCCCGCGTGTTCCTGCGTCTTGGCGATCTCCGCGATCCGGCCGAACGCCTCCGGGTCGCGCACCGCGAGGTCGGCCAGCACCTTCCGATTGATCTCGACGCCCGCGCGCCGGAGGCCGGCCATGAGCCGGCTGTAGGTCAGGCCATGGAGGCGGGCGGCGGCGTTGATGCGGGTGATCCAGAGCGCGCGAAACTCGCCCTTCCGCTTGCGCCGGTCGCGGTAGGCGTAGCGCATGCCGCGCTCCACCGTCTCCTTGGCCGACTTGTACAGCTTGCTCCGGGCGCCGCGGGCGCCCTTGGCGGCTTCCATGTACTTCTTCTTGCGCGCGTGATGCGCGACGCCGTTCTTGACACGCGGCATGGTATCCTCAGGCCTGAAGGAGGCGGTTGACGCGGCGAAAGTCCGCGGAGCTCACCAGCGCTTCCTTCTTAAGCTTGTTCTTCCGCTTCCGCGACTTCTTGGTCAGGATGTGCGTGTGGTTGGCATGCCCGCGCAGGAGCTTGCCTGACCCTGTCCTGGTAAACCGCTTCATGGCGGCACGTTTGGTCTTTTGCTTTGGCATCTGCATTCCCGTTGAGAGGGCGGCGCCCTTTACTTTGGCGCGAGAACCATCGTCATGTTGCGCCCTTCGAGCTTGGCGTCACTCTCCACCTTGCCCACGTCCGCCAACTCCGCTGCCACCCTGTCCAGCACCGCCCGGCCCAGCTCCGTGTGCGCCATCTGCCGGCCGCGAAACATCATGGTCACCTTGACCTTGTTGCCGTCGCCCAGGAACTCGCGGGCATGGCGCGTTTTGAAATCGAAGTCGTGGTCGTCGATGCCCGGGCGGTATTTCACTTCCTTGAGCTGGATGACGTGCTGCTTCTTCTTGGCCGCGCGCGCCGCCTTGGCCTCTTCGAACTTGAATTTCCCGTAGTCCATGATCTTGACCACGGGAGGGCGAGCCATCGGCGCCACTTCCACGAGATCGAGGCCGCGCTCCTGCGCCGCCGCGAGGGCCTCGTCCACCGGCATCACCCCCAACTGCTCGCCCCCGGACCCGATGACCCGCACTGGACTGATGCGGATCTGCCGGTTGACACGGACTCTCTTTTCGCGCTCGTTCGTGGACAGTGGCTGAGCCTCCCCGCGTAGTTGACACAGAAAAACGGACGCCCCGTGCACCGGGCGTCCGTAGCATGTATGGAGCGCGACCCGCTGCCGCCGGCGGCGGCCCATCGCGCCATGCCTGGACCCGGTTGCGCCGCGACTACCTCCGCGGGCTCAGGGTGTGGGGCATACGCCCCAGCTTTCAGGACGGCAACCTACCCGCGCCCCCTCGGAGTGTCAACGGACCGGGGCCGTATCGCCGACCGTCGTCACGTCACGCAGTCCGAGACCCCGCGCCCCCGGGTCGAGGCGCGCCGTCGCAACCCGCGGATCGTGCTCGAAGACGAGCAGCCAGTCGCCCGCAAGCGCCTCTGCGTAGAGCGCGCGCTTCGATTCGAGGGTGCGGAGCGGCTCCACGTCGTACCCCATGATCCAGGCGAGCGGGACGTGCGCCGTCGTCGGTACGACGTCACCCAGGAAAATTGCAGTCTCGCCCGCACTCCGCACCACGACCGACTGATGAAATGGCACGTGGCCCGGCGTGACTCTGAGCGAGATGCCGGGCAGAAACCCGGCGTCACCCTCGACCAGTTGCCAGCGTCCTGCCCGGTCCACCGGCTCGAAGTTGTCCGGCAGGTAGCTCGCGCGGTTGCGCTCGTTGGCCAGCCGGGCGAACGCCAGCTCGCCGCGCTGCACGACGTACGTCGCGTTCGGAAATGCCAGGTCCAGCATGCCAGCAGCCGACCGCACGGTATCGCCTCCCGCATGATCGAAGTGCAGATGCGTGTTGAGCACCCAGCGCACCTCATCTGCCGCATGTCCCACCTCGGCCAGCGCATCGTCGAGTTGCGTGCGCCCCAGAACGCCGCGGTTTTCGATCCCGTAGATGCCGCGGAACTTCTCGTCGTCCTTGTCGCCGATACCGGTGTCCACCAGCACGAGGCCGCCGGGATGCTCGATAAGCAGGCAGCGCAGCGCGAGCTGGATGCGATGGCGCGCGTCCGGCGTGGCCCGGCGCTCCCACAGCGGGCGCGGCACCACCCCAAACATCGCGCCGCCATCGAGGCGCTGGATGCCACCTTCGAGCGTGTGGCAGCGCAGCTCGCCGACGGTGAAAGTGTGCGTGAGGCTCACGCGCGGCCTTCCAGGCAGGAATCCCCGCGCGGCTCGGTGGGCATGGCCGCGCGGCGGCGGCGCGGGGCGCGGCTCGAGCGCGCCTCGAGCGCCGCCAGGTCCTGCAGCGTCCGCGCCCCCGCCTCGCGCGCGAGCTCCAGCAGCCGCGCCAGCAGCTGGGCGGTGACCATGGCATCGCCCGCGGCCCGATGGCGGGCGGCATTCGCGAATCCGAAATGGTGCGTGAGGCTGTCGAGCCCGCAGGAACCCACGCCGCGGACGAGCTTTCGCGCGAGCCGGACGGTGCAGAGCCGCGGCCCGTCGAGCGCGAGATCCCGCGCCCGGCGCAGCTCGGCGCCCACAAAGCCCCAGTCGAACCGAGCGTTGTGCGCGACGAACACGCGCCCGCCGAGCGCCGCGAGCACCTGATCCGCAAGCTCGGCGAAGGTCGGCGCGCCGCGCACCATCGCGTCGGTGATGCCCGTGATCGACGCCACCACCGACGGGATCCGCCGCTCCGGATTCACCAGCGACTCGAAGACGACCTCGCGCCGCCTGCCGTGCAGCACGGCGACGGCGATCTCGGTCACCCGGTCGCCCCCCGACGCGCGCATGCCGGTCGTCTCTACGTCCACGACCGCGAAGGCGCACTCCTCCAGCAGTGGCGAGCCCTGCACCTCCGCCACGAGCGCCCAGCGCCCGTCGGCAAGCCGGTGGATGCGCGGATCCGCGCCGAGGAGCGCCACCGCGAGCCGCTCGGCCACGGAGCTCGGCGCGTCCGCGAGACCGAATACCGCCGCGCAGAGCACCGCCGACGTCTCAGGACCTTCGGCGAGCCGATCCAACACCCGCGCGGCCAAGGTGGCGGCCGGATGCGGTGCCAGGCCTGTCATCGGCACGCCGTCCGGCCTCCGCTCAAGGCTCCGCGCGCCGGAGCGGCAGCGTCATGCAACGCGGGCCGCCACCGCCGCGCGCGAGCTCGCTCCCGTCCACCGTCACCACGATGCGCTGCCGCGAATCGATCCAGTCGTCGAACGCAAGGAAGTCGGACGACGGCACCTGGCGGAATCCCGCGCCCTTGAGCGCATCCAGCGTGGCGTAGTTGCGCTTGTAGCTCACGATCATCCCCGGCCGGAGCGCCAGGAAATTACAGGCCGAGCTCCACTGCTCGCGGTCCTGCGCGGTGCGCACGCTCCCGCCCGCGAACACCGGCTCGAGCGGCAGCCCCACCTCGTCGAGCGCCGCGAAAAACGTCGGCATCTCGCGCACCGTGTCCGTCCCCTTCCGCCGGTGCAGGATCGGCAACCGCTCCGGGCCGACGAAGTAAGGCGGGTACACCACGCAAAGGTCGCGATCGACGTGGGTGAAGATCATGTCGAGGTGAATGGCGGTCGGCGCCTTGGGCATGACGACGACGATGACATCGGTGATCGCGCCCCGGGAAAACACCACCTCGCAGAGCTGGTCGAGCGCCGCCGGCGACGTTCGCTCGCTGAACCCCACGACGAGCAGGTCGGGACGGAGCTGGTGGACGTCCCCGCCCTCGAGCGTGTAGTTGCTGCGCTGCTCCTCCGACCCGTCGTAGAGCAGCCCCGCGTTGGAGAGCATCGGATGGAACCGGAAGAGCGCCTTCACCAGCAGCTCTTCGGTCCACCGGACGCCGTAGCGCATTGACCCCACGACCGCGTGCTCGCCGATCACCATGCCGATATCGC containing:
- the pheT gene encoding phenylalanine--tRNA ligase subunit beta, translated to MNVSRRWLEEFLRRPLAAQDVASRLAMLGAPVDAIETLGGGLRDIRVALVEAVRPHPNADRLRLCVVNDGSPERRTVVCGAPNVTAGKKYPFAPVGATVPAGKGGAPMRLERARIRGELSEGMLCSARELGLGQDHDGLLELETAAAPGTALLEALPIGDDRLVVDVSPNRPDLLGHKGIARELAAAYGTPFRLPLVPGAETLDIPPARRVGAVGSLGAARNERGVSVSLEDLEGCRRFHAALIRGVRIAPSPSWLAQRLEAVGVRAINNVVDATNYVMLELGHPMHAYDAARVAGPALTVRRASPGEALVTLDGQRRALDAEMTIIADAAEPIGIAGVMGGAGTEVRAETTEVLLEAAWWTPARIRRTRGVLGLASEASYRFERGVDLWGGAEAMRRCIELVLATAGGTLADAPVDLWPEPSHPPRIFLRPARVAQVLGVELPWSAIERHLGAVGATALAKPEDGRLAVEVPGWRPDLREEIDLIEEIARLHGYDNFPVELRRFRVGSLADAPIERAASHVRRGLAAQGLLETMGLPMVPDRGPDAVRLRNPLSATDAHLRQALLPGLVRAVEANWACHARDVRLFEVGTVFRAAAGRPIESRHVAAIVTGARAPRHWTGTGRDDYDRWDLKGLFEAAAALANPVASIQVEGDSWVAVAGDGRVVGRAAALEADAPPWAAPVFGLEIELDPTARAPTRFRSLPSTPSSARDFALLLPDTVTAEAVRRVLEGVGNPLLAHVAVRDEYRPQGAAALRSVAFRLTFRAADRTLRDSEVDAAERQLLGVLEQRLGVRRRDAASMPSPGD
- the rplT gene encoding 50S ribosomal protein L20 produces the protein MPRVKNGVAHHARKKKYMEAAKGARGARSKLYKSAKETVERGMRYAYRDRRKRKGEFRALWITRINAAARLHGLTYSRLMAGLRRAGVEINRKVLADLAVRDPEAFGRIAEIAKTQEHAGV
- a CDS encoding MBL fold metallo-hydrolase, translating into MSLTHTFTVGELRCHTLEGGIQRLDGGAMFGVVPRPLWERRATPDARHRIQLALRCLLIEHPGGLVLVDTGIGDKDDEKFRGIYGIENRGVLGRTQLDDALAEVGHAADEVRWVLNTHLHFDHAGGDTVRSAAGMLDLAFPNATYVVQRGELAFARLANERNRASYLPDNFEPVDRAGRWQLVEGDAGFLPGISLRVTPGHVPFHQSVVVRSAGETAIFLGDVVPTTAHVPLAWIMGYDVEPLRTLESKRALYAEALAGDWLLVFEHDPRVATARLDPGARGLGLRDVTTVGDTAPVR
- the rpmI gene encoding 50S ribosomal protein L35; the protein is MPKQKTKRAAMKRFTRTGSGKLLRGHANHTHILTKKSRKRKNKLKKEALVSSADFRRVNRLLQA
- a CDS encoding 3'-5' exonuclease, with the translated sequence MTGLAPHPAATLAARVLDRLAEGPETSAVLCAAVFGLADAPSSVAERLAVALLGADPRIHRLADGRWALVAEVQGSPLLEECAFAVVDVETTGMRASGGDRVTEIAVAVLHGRRREVVFESLVNPERRIPSVVASITGITDAMVRGAPTFAELADQVLAALGGRVFVAHNARFDWGFVGAELRRARDLALDGPRLCTVRLARKLVRGVGSCGLDSLTHHFGFANAARHRAAGDAMVTAQLLARLLELAREAGARTLQDLAALEARSSRAPRRRRAAMPTEPRGDSCLEGRA
- the infC gene encoding translation initiation factor IF-3; translation: MRVIGSGGEQLGVMPVDEALAAAQERGLDLVEVAPMARPPVVKIMDYGKFKFEEAKAARAAKKKQHVIQLKEVKYRPGIDDHDFDFKTRHAREFLGDGNKVKVTMMFRGRQMAHTELGRAVLDRVAAELADVGKVESDAKLEGRNMTMVLAPK
- the pheS gene encoding phenylalanine--tRNA ligase subunit alpha; this encodes MADQSRHPELDALVPRLERIAALDAAELEAEKISLLGRKAGAFNRLLQTLPSLPIEERKQYGAAVNRLKAEAEAAIAARSAALAAGAAPAAAADLTMPARHRWIGAEHPVTAVVDEILAIFRALGFAVVVGPEVETDWYNFGALNFPADHPAMDLHDTLYLDAPPVEESPAGGRLLLRTHTSPVQIRTMLASAPPIRVVMPGVVYRNDPFDPSHAPAFLQIEGLAVDDGISFVDLKATLAHFAQRFFSSSTAVRFRPSYFPFTEPSAEMDVECQLCHGAGCPTCKGTGWMEILGCGMVHPAVLRNAGLDAERYTGFAFGMGPQRIALLRYDVPDIRLLYEGDMRFLEQFVAAGTGQGGA
- a CDS encoding cell division protein ZapA: MTGAKNAVKVTIGGEEFTVRSELPPEYTREVAAYLDAALKRVRDMLPSVETHKAAILAALAITDELFQARRGDRDIAQRISGIADDLVRLLPPAKRGSRASGSVAAAE
- a CDS encoding arginine deiminase family protein — encoded protein: MSCLHVSSEIGPLQAVLVHTPGPELQAVTPGTREDFLYDDIIDLETAQREHRQFAAVLSRVATIHQVRKLLAEVLEAPEAREFLISETLDVVPSDHLAQRLAALAPEEIVRMLIEGTEESAGPIARALNEGGFALPPLPNLFFPRDIGMVIGEHAVVGSMRYGVRWTEELLVKALFRFHPMLSNAGLLYDGSEEQRSNYTLEGGDVHQLRPDLLVVGFSERTSPAALDQLCEVVFSRGAITDVIVVVMPKAPTAIHLDMIFTHVDRDLCVVYPPYFVGPERLPILHRRKGTDTVREMPTFFAALDEVGLPLEPVFAGGSVRTAQDREQWSSACNFLALRPGMIVSYKRNYATLDALKGAGFRQVPSSDFLAFDDWIDSRQRIVVTVDGSELARGGGGPRCMTLPLRRAEP
- the rny gene encoding ribonuclease Y yields the protein MNPLLLGAIGLVVGLAVAAALGAAHVNRRRREAAAIVAAAEANAARLRGDAERDAERQAEAARQSGIMAGKMDALKVREELDREVARRREEWERAERRVEDRGRALERKLEEVAGQERGLRVQEQALAAREHELRGREAESERLVQEQRTRLERIAGLTADDARREIMQRVEDEARAGAAALVRDIKEQARRTAERDAKRIIAMSIQRIAAEHTAESTVAAVALPSDEMKGRIIGREGRNIRAFETATGVDVIIDDTPDTVIVSCFDPIRREVARRALEALITDGRIHPGRIEEIVARCRRELEVQLVELGEQAAYDTGIHGLHPELIVMIGRMRYRTSYGQNILDHSKEVAWLAGMMAAELHADVALAKRGGLLHDVGKVLTHDSEGTHVELGVEIARKYGESAAVINCIEAHHDDVPHESTESVLVQAADAISGSRPGARREAFESYVKRLTRLEEIANGFPGVEKSNVIQAGREVRVVVTPDRVDDAAAAQLSDAIARRIENELQYPGQIRVVVIRETRAVDFAR